From the genome of Rhododendron vialii isolate Sample 1 chromosome 10a, ASM3025357v1:
AAAGCGTCTTTGGTATGAAGTATTGTTATAGGTAAACTCACatctaaacaaaaagtaaatagAAGTTTCAATAATGGCATAGGTTTGAATCAAGGACCGGACTGTGTTTTAGAAGATTTTACCCCCAGATTTAGACATAAAGAGGGGAAAGGGCTGGGATGCTCTTGTTCTTTATATCAATTcatattttactcaaatttgagagcAGTACGGGCACGAAGTTGCTTTTGGTTTAATGTTCTTGAACATGATGAATTGCATGGCTGATTTCAGGGCCTACAGATGCAGTTCAAAAAGAATTTGCTTTTTGCTTCTTATAGCAAGCATGACAGTACTGATCAAGATGCCGTTATAACAAGGTCCGTCCATCCTAGATTACAATGATTCTTTCCGTGATTTCATTATGATATCTGTTTTTAGGTCTGCACTGACTTGGGGCTGGGCTGGGGAGGAGATATTCTGTTCACCCTCTATTATCTAAATCTTGTAACTAGAACTGGTGGCACACACGTTGCATATGCTGACAACATTTTTTCGAAGTCAAGTTCCGTAGGCAGTTACCAGGGTGTTTGCTTTTTTGCCCAAACAGTTGATAGAGACCAAATCGTTTTAAAGTGTTTTTCTGAATAGGTTTTATCTTTACTTTTCATTGTTACTATTTACTATAAGTTTCTTGATTCCAATTCATGTTGATTTTGTGGGCTGAGTTTTTtacatttcattttcttatttcactacGGCAGGGATGTAGCGTATGGATTAGCCGATATAGACTGGGACAGCCTTGGATTTTCTTTGATGCCGACGGAATATATGTACGTCATGAAATGCTCACAAGGACAAAGCTTTAGTAAAGGTGAATTACAGCATTTTGGAAACATTGAGTTGAGCCCCTCTGCTGGGGTCTTAAATTACGGGCAGGTTTGTCCTTTGTATCTGTATACGGTACTCATATTCTTAGGTGATGTAGGCAAATAATGGAAAATGTTCTCATGCCATATACTTTACTTTCAGCTTCTTGGTCACTTATTGTggatttttccattttatttttgcataTGTTTCCGGATAAGTTGATGTCGTTTGTCACAATGCTGCCTTGTCCAAGGCGTAGCAAGAAAACTATATCTGAAATCGATGATATCTTTCCTTAACTTGGAACCTGCTCAGGACCACTATTTTAGTCTGTATGTTGTTACCTAGTTGCAATATTTATTCGTGCATGTTAGTTCCTGTCTAACGAATTTGGAGTGCATTCCCCCTTTGACTTTTGTTTAAATTGGAATATGAAAATTCTGCTGTAGTACTGTGGGCCTACTAATCGCCCATCTTGTATAATCTATGTTTTGTTCCTGCCTAATAAGTGTGAGGTGCTCTTTTAAGTAGTAATCCAGGATGCTACGAAGGTGGATTATTCCTGTGTTGGTCTGGGTGTTGTCCTTGTGGTTTTGGCAAATTTCATCCCTGTTTCTTTCACcccttctttctcttccttttatgTATTGTGGAAAACAAACTCCATCTTTCATTCTCTGATGCTCATGTGGTAAAATTTTGTAGAATAGTTCATCTCGTCAACTGCTATCTGCTTCTTAAAGTGGAAgttctttgatttttcatgGAAAGAGGGGAAGCTTGAATTCTGCTTTGTTTGCCCTTCTTTTGTTGACTGGACTTATTTTATAAAAGGTATTATGGAGGAGCAGTTTTTCTGTgcagaagaagaaacaaaaaaatttagtagtattTCTATATGGATAAACGTGGCAGAATTACAAAGCAAAGCGCTTTTAGCATGCTCCTGTAAGTGAGATCCTTGAGAGAACCAGTTAATTTTTGCTTTTATCTTGTCACGAGTAATATGGCGAGGATTAAATTACTTTATTGTGTAGATCTTGGCCAGAATTTTCATAAGCTGTCACATTATTGGATGCTATACTTTCTTGTGTCAGACTTTGCTTTGAAACCTAATAGAAAACACCTTAAAATTCTTGGTTTACTAATTTTATGTAACGCCATATGCTGGTGAAAGGTCAAACAGTTAAATATAgggtttttttggttgaagtttTTGTTGCATGTTTTGGTTTGCActttttttcctcatttcttGTTTGGTTACAGGGATTGTTTGAAGGTTTAAAAGCACAACGTAAACAAGATGGTAATATTTTATTGTTTCGTCCCGAGCAAAATGCAATGCGGATGAGGATGGGTGCAGAACGAATGTGCATGCCTTCACCTACAGTTGAACAGTTTGTGGATGCTGTTACGGCTACTGTTCTAGCAAATAAACGATGGGTAATGCGAAATTTTGTCTCCTGAGTGATATTTTGTTTCTAGTTATTAGTTCTTTTTAATCTACTAAGATATTGTGGGTATTTTTTTCAGATTCCTCCTCATGGTAAAGGTTCATTATACATAAGGCCACTGCTTATTGGGAGTGGAGCTGTTCTTCATCTTGCACCATCTCCTGAGTACACCTTTCTGATTTATGTTACACCTGTTGGAAACTATTTCAAGGTTTGTGGCTATCTATTACATGCCTTTTGCATTGATTTTGCAGTTTTTCTTTTACCTTGTTTAACCTTTGATCAACTCTTGCATTATCTTCTTAGATGGTGAATTTTCTTGATAGAAAATAAATGGAATGCATGACGGCCGGATGGGTTAATTTCTCCTTGATCACTTGGGTTTTTGACTAATTTACCATCAGTTCTTCATGGGGTCACTTATTAAGCTTTCAAATTAGATTTTTTACTGTAactgtttatttatttatctaaaaAAACTTTTCTACTTCAAGATACCTAATGAAATTTTCTGGTTGGGGATGCGTAAAGCTGCTCAAATGGGGTCGCTTGACTTGTCTCGTATAGGCATCCGTTATTCTGCATCCATGGATTCCTCAGTGTGTCAAAATTATTAAGTTGCAATAAATGGGAATATCGGACAATTAATTTGTTCTTTTGTCGCACACGGCTGCAAAGTTTACCAATTGGAAATTATCCATGTTAGTTCCAGTATGTAACAGTCCTAACGGGTCATTATTTAGAATATTCATTTCTAGCTTAttaattttagattttaaatttATGTACTTATTTAGAGTCCAAGAGGGCTTCTAATGGGCCTCACGTTTAATATGCTGCATTTCTTGTGTCTGGCAACAGTTTTGGCATTTCTTCTGTCCACAGCTTATAGTTTATTGGTTGGCTTTCCTTTGGTCCAActtggtgtttgtttgtttatgagagagagagagagagagagcatataGTTTATTGGTTGGCTTTCCTTTGGTCCAATTTGGTGTTGGCTTTCCTTTGGTCCaatttggtgtttgtttgtttatgagagagagagagagagagagagagagagagagagagagagagagagagttgtggtaAGGTTGTGTGAGTTTCCATGTCTTGCACCATCATCTTCTCCTCAACCCTAATAGGGAGATTTTTTCTCTCATCTTCATCCAACCAAACCACTCAATCA
Proteins encoded in this window:
- the LOC131304088 gene encoding branched-chain amino acid aminotransferase 2, chloroplastic-like isoform X3, yielding MESRAVNPNYHASPLRSAFRLLLPRISSEKMQFCPLPLKGLQMQFKKNLLFASYSKHDSTDQDAVITSRDVAYGLADIDWDSLGFSLMPTEYMYVMKCSQGQSFSKGELQHFGNIELSPSAGVLNYGQGLFEGLKAQRKQDGNILLFRPEQNAMRMRMGAERMCMPSPTVEQFVDAVTATVLANKRWIPPHGKGSLYIRPLLIGSGAVLHLAPSPEYTFLIYVTPVGNYFKEGIAPIHLLIDTEVHRAAPGGTGGIKTLGNYASVYKAQGAAQAKGYTDVLYLDCVHKKYLEEVSSCNVFVVKGNVISTPAIKGTILPGITRKSIIDVARSQGFQVARPSLPESTANQPCIMCVAEW